TTTCCCTTTGGATGTAAACTGCCTTTCATAAATTCCAGAAGTCACAACAGAGTGATTGTTAACCTTGATGACACCAAGATGTTGCCCACGTTTAGCATCTGGTTTTTGAATGCCAATTCGAAAAGTCTTGTCAGGGCTTTTCGGATTAGGTCCATGAACGCGTACATTTCCACCTAAATTAATAAGGGCAGAGTCAATACCATCTTCAATCAGGTAGGCCATAATCTTATCAGTAATATAACCTTTTGCTAAGGCTCCTAAGTCTAAAGCCATTCCTACTTGTTGTAAAAAGACAGTCTGTTTTTTGTCATCTATAAGAACCTGTCTAGGATCTGTTAGAGCTAACTGTTGTGAGATAAGGTTATGACTAGGCACTCTAGCATCTTCAAATCCAATTCGCCAGGCTTGAACAAGTGGCCCAATGGCGATATTAAGATTACTTGGTGTTGACAAGCTATGAGCTTTACCAATTTGGATTAGGTTAAATAAATCAGAGTGAACGCTGACGGGTTTAACACCAGCCGCCTGATTAATAGCCATCAATTCAGAGTTTGAATCATTAGCTGAAAAACGATTTTTGTAAGTATATAATAAGTCAATGACTCTACTTAGTTGTTGGCAAGCTTTGTCAGATTCGATCTGAATATCAATAACTGTTCCCATTAGCTTTAATTGTTGCGTAACAAACATAATTAGTCCTCTTTTTAGCAGAATACCCCCACTAAGGAGTGGGGGAAGGTCATTATGATTTTTGTTTCATTTCACCTTGAGGATAGTAAGTTCCTTCAGGCATATCGTTGATAAAAA
The genomic region above belongs to Streptococcus pyogenes and contains:
- a CDS encoding FAD:protein FMN transferase; translation: MFVTQQLKLMGTVIDIQIESDKACQQLSRVIDLLYTYKNRFSANDSNSELMAINQAAGVKPVSVHSDLFNLIQIGKAHSLSTPSNLNIAIGPLVQAWRIGFEDARVPSHNLISQQLALTDPRQVLIDDKKQTVFLQQVGMALDLGALAKGYITDKIMAYLIEDGIDSALINLGGNVRVHGPNPKSPDKTFRIGIQKPDAKRGQHLGVIKVNNHSVVTSGIYERQFTSKGKQYHHILDRQTGYPIETDMLSLTIMAPSSFYCDIWTTRLFGLDSSMIITLLNTFDNIEGLLVTRKHHVLMSNGLRHYFQPYYH